The Bacteroidota bacterium genome includes a region encoding these proteins:
- a CDS encoding Rieske 2Fe-2S domain-containing protein: MAEKYTWYKIYDFKTHGNEPQELFSLRAIEADGKRLVLVRNQKGYYAVDDKCPHAGYPLSHGKCLQDGTLMCIYHRYRFDLETGQSGSDFVQTHPVRVDDVGVFIGLKKKKWWLW, encoded by the coding sequence ATGGCCGAAAAGTACACTTGGTATAAGATATACGATTTTAAAACCCACGGTAACGAGCCGCAGGAACTGTTCTCATTGAGAGCCATTGAGGCCGACGGAAAACGATTGGTACTGGTGCGCAACCAAAAGGGATATTATGCCGTGGATGATAAATGCCCGCACGCAGGCTATCCGCTCAGCCATGGCAAGTGCTTGCAAGACGGCACATTAATGTGTATTTACCACCGTTACCGTTTTGATTTGGAAACCGGTCAAAGTGGCTCGGACTTTGTACAAACTCATCCTGTGCGGGTGGATGATGTGGGTGTATTTATTGGATTAAAAAAGAAAAAATGGTGGTTGTGGTAA
- a CDS encoding N-acetyltransferase — MEIKHHFEGSKGEFYIEENGHVVAQYAYTMTDDTTMLATHTGVSPRLRGQGIAMKLVEAAVEYARAHNYKIAPSCSYVRWAHETRPDLADVIR, encoded by the coding sequence ATGGAAATTAAACATCATTTTGAAGGCAGCAAAGGCGAATTCTATATAGAAGAAAACGGCCACGTAGTGGCTCAATATGCCTATACCATGACCGACGACACTACTATGCTGGCTACCCATACCGGAGTTTCACCGCGCCTGCGGGGACAAGGTATTGCCATGAAGTTGGTAGAGGCTGCCGTTGAGTACGCCCGCGCTCATAATTATAAAATTGCTCCTTCTTGCTCCTACGTGCGTTGGGCGCACGAAACCCGCCCTGATTTGGCCGACGTGATACGTTGA